ACATGTGAAGTGGGGAATTGTATTTGTAGACTGGATGGAGAACGGAAGGTGGACCCAATCACTGATCTCTATGCAGGGTTCAGATGGAGAGAGGTGTTGGAAAAACCTTGGGACTACCAGACTGCATCGTTCATTGCAACAATACTTCTGGGGGCATATTTTTATGTCCTGAGTTCAATATTTCACAATTCAACAGATGACTTGCATCTTTCCTGGAAAgatttatatttgtatgtatttgtccTAAAGATTGTCATAAGATGTTGCccttaagattttttttaaaagaatgcatTTGATTAATATTGCTCTgtaaaaagaatgaataaatgtcATCTCTGTTTTCTTCAGTATCTGTGTACTTTTTGAGGTagatttcttcattaaaaagtAAGAGGTTTGGGTTAATACatcattccttttttattccCAATTGTTTTACTAAAATTTTACAACGAGAGGATGTGAGTATAAAATGACTTGACAATATTATAGTGCAGCAATGGATGTcatatttgaacatttgtggCATACATTATCTTTTGTGCATCCTTTGAACATCTACATCTGTTTTTGTGGCTTTATCATCCAGCTATTAAAGACTGCATTAGAGTTACAATGAGGTCAGACTATTATCTTTGCAACTTTCTGACGGGACCAACTGAAGTGATCAAGGGTGTAATATTGTTATTCTAGGTAACACTGCTGTAGTTCTCCACAGAGTACTTAATCTCATCTGAAACCCACAAATGAAGATTAGCTGTACTTTGTATACATTTAAGGTGATGGTAAAATGTGCTTGATAAGGGATTTAATTTTCAACTTTGTAtcaatatatatttcttaatcACGTCCCTTGATGTGAGACATTTAGAGGCACTGTAGAAATTAGTGATAAATGGCTTTATAGACAAAGATGGCGATGACCATCAATCAACTTTTTTTGGCCGTCAATCAACGGTTGCTGTCTCCCTTACTTCCTTTCTAACCGGAagagctgttgtttttgttgtctaAAATGGCGGCGGGGATGTATTTAGAACACTACCTGGATAGTGAGTAcatttgtactgtatatttgcaaTCAATTGTTAGACCGAGTGTACTACGATGTAAACGACAGTCTGGTTATTGTTACAAGCCAGTTACGTGGACTATACGCTTCGTTCAAATAAAACGGCTAGTTTCGTTTGACATTGTTGCATTAGCAAGCTAAGTTAACGCTAACATTACTGCACGCGTTACTGGCTTTATACTATTCACAGCGTTTGCCACGCTGTTCGTTTCGAGTAACTAGTTTGTATTTGAATTATCAATTCGATGTACGCCTGTGCTTGTATTTGCATGTTAAAGTCACGTTTGTTTATTTGCGAAGTGGGACATTTCCGTGTCCATTCGCCAACAATGTGGCTTATAAGCAAACTAGCCTACTCGATGTACAGAAATATTATGATGCGCGACACTGGATTGATAAGCAGCATTTGATTTTAACGGTTTTATGAAATGAGCTACATggataattttgtttttctggataaTAAGTCGATTACCTTTTTACAGGCATAGAGAATCTGCCGTTTGAGCTACAGAGGAATTTCCAACTGATGAGAGATTTGGACCAACGGACCGAGGGTGAGTGAGAATGAGACCAGTAGCAATATCTTTCTGTTGGAGGGCTTCTGAGCATGCTTTTGTATGTATATGTTGGTATCTGGCCCGCCCTCTCAAAAAGTATTCTCTTTGTCTGTGTCATGTCCATATTCAGGCTTTGTGATGTTTGGAATGTTGACATCTTGTGCACTCAGTGCTACACCTACCTCTCCTTCCATTACAGACCTGAAGGGACAGATTGATTCGCTGGCACGAGAGTACACATCCAATGCACGGACGCTGTCTTCAGAACAGAAGCTATCCCTTCTGCGCCAAATCCAGCAATCCTATAGCAAGTGCAAAGAGTTTGGGGATGACAAAGTGCAGCTGGCTATGCAGACATATGAAATGGTCAGCAACCGGCACAAGCTGGAGCGCTGTGCTTCTTACAGTTTGATGAACCAATTGGTGTATTTCTTATATTTGTCTGGTTGGAGGTAGTGGTTTCCTTTGGGCCCTGTGGTCTGCAGTTTGCAACCATTAACACTTACCATGCAGCCTGTATGTGCACAGCTTTTAAGCACCATGAATGCATTTTCCTGTCTGCTTTCActatgtaatattttgtatgaATTACTCCTTATTAAACGTTGAGTTATCTGTGAACTGTGAAGTGTTTGATTATTGAGCTTGGTGCTATGAGTTATCCAGTTTAGACGTTATTGGTTTAGTGCTTGCAATCATGACAAAATAGGACATGCCCTGTGCTGTTATTAAGCTCAGTTTTGCTTAATCCAGGTGGACAAACATATCCGGCGGCTAGACACAGACTTGGCCCGCTTTGAAGCAGACCTAAAGGAGAAGCAGATTGAGAGCACCGACTATGACTCCACCTCCAGCAAGGGAAAAAAGAGTGAGTGCCACAAttacatgtatttgtttttgagtgCATGCGGTATATTGTTTTGGTATAACTTTACTACATTATATGTCAGAAGGTTCAAAGTGAGGAAAGAGTGAGGTGTGTTTAGGTTTCTGTGAATTCTGTGATGACACGCCCAATATGAAGGATGTCATATCGGGCCTGTCATCcatattgtacattattttgtattttaatctgAACATTTGTTTGTACACTTATATTTTATCGACACGTTTATTGCAATTTGACTGTAAATGTAGTTGTTTCGAATTttctaaaaattatttatattttgtttttatttctgcctgcagTGCAATCTATAATAGGCTTTTAAAATTCTATATCTTTTGGTTTCCCCCAGGTGAGTCACGAGGGCCCAAAGAGAAGAAAGTGGCTCGAACTCGGTCAAAGGTGAAGAACTCAGATGATGATGGCAGCCCCAAAAACGGACAGAAGAAAGTAAAGCTTATCCATacgtatgtattttttaaagtaatatttcAGATGCTTCCTTAATATTTGAATGTACAATTTCCGCCTTGTTTTTACACATAGATCCATGTCGCCACTCTCAGTTTCAGTGTTCTCTACAAGCCTCCTTAGCTCTGTGATATTTCTAGTGTGTTTACTGATTAGATATAGCAATGCCCAAATACAGAAGCTATGTCTAGTCTGTCAGTACCTGTTTGCTGTTGTGTGCAGTAATCCCTTTTCCATTGTCAGGGGGGAATTCAATGCTCCTGCAGTGAATTTCGGGAACGTCCACCCTTCCGATGTGCTGGACATGCCAGTGGATCCCAACGAGCCCACGTACTGCCTCTGTCACCAGGTGTCGTACGGAGAAATGATTGGCTGTGACAACACGGATGTGAGTGCAGGGAGATATTCAGTGCCGTCGCACCATTTAATAAAGCTTCTGTTGTATTAAGTGGCAGTTTGAGTTTAAACCCCGGCTTCGTTTTGCAGTGTTCCATTGAGTGGTTCCACTTTGCCTGCGTGGGACTGACAACCAAGCCCAGAGGAAAATGGTGAGAAGGGGCTTACAGGGATGGATGAGCCAAACTGctgtacaaattaaataatgtggTGATTGACTAAGCAAGTCTTTTAGATTAAAAAAGAGAACTAAAAACTAAGTCTAAGCAATGACATGACATACTATGTTGCAGAACAGCTGTTGTTGCTCACTGGTATATTCAACACCTGTTTTGCCAGTCCCTCAGTCTgctctgtttttccccccaggTACTGTCCACGCTGCTCTcaggaaaggaaaaagaagtaAATGGAGAAACATATTAAGGGACGTAAAGTTAGAGAAGatgggaagagaggagaggggataAAGATGTTTTCCCCTCTCGCTGGGTAGTAGTAATGTATGGTTGGTCTTCCCACCTCTCAGCAGTTTTTGGTGCTCGTTTTCCCGTATATTTACTTTCCCGTCTATCGGACACAGGGAAAGAACGTGATGGAGGAGTAGTTACAGCTGTAGTTTAATTTTTGGAATAATGGTTTTCAATGACTGCAAGGATGATAATCAAGGTTGTTATTGTGAGTGTggattttctccttttttttaaccaagttATTAGAAAACTGACAGTGGATCACAAGCAGCATTAATTTCCAGTGATCCCAACACTGATCTGGGCGTGACTGCCTTGTATGGTACTTAACAATATACTGTATTCTTTTGGTCAAGATTGTCCAAATGTAGTATGCAGAACTGGAATACTCTTTGAGGGATAGTACTGTGTGGTAGTATGCAACTACTCTTTACAGTACTGAACAATAGTCTGGTATGTCAATGGGTGCtgaattatattcatttaaacagTATTATGTTTGGAATGAAGTTATAAGGCCTTCGTTATACGACTGGACCACACTAATCTTACTGTACTTGATTGAACAAGGTTTGAATTGATTTGTGTAAGAAAAACGGCCAATGTAAATAATTGATATACCATTGAGAAAAAgtgtacatttgttttgaaCTGTTAAATACAACTACTAATGTGAATCATTTTGTGGCTGATTTATTCTGACAAGCACACAACCAAACATCAATTACTGTTTTTCAATCCATTAGCCTATGTAAATAAATGGACTACAGTGCACTGTGGGAGCAAGTATTAAGTATTTAGTTGATGTACTTGATTATCTAATGTATGTGAGATTGCTAGTAAATGTAGATATTTTCTGTAACGATTCAAGTTCAATATGTATGTCCGTTAATAACCAAGCGTTTTTAATTCTACCGAGATGGTCACAAATATTAATTCAATATATCGCCATTTTGGATTAACGAACAGCCTCATTTCCGATTGTAAATGGCTGCTGTGGAAGGCCTCTATCGATTTGGCTGGTGTGCTTTGCAATACATTTCCGGAACGAGGTGGAGCGTAATGACGTGTGTTTATTGGCGCGCACGGAGAAAATTCAAAACTGCGCTGTTCACAGAAACCGTTGCTAGCGATGTACGCTAGCAGCTAACGATTGTCTTTATCGCAGTGGGTTATTTTCTCGGAGACAGTCTGTTTGAGTTCTGACAATTCACGGTAAGTGTGGTTAtgtcattaatttattaatacatGTTATTTGTAGCTGGCGAATGCTAATGTATAAGGTTTTAAAGAAATCAATGAAAGAGTGTTCTCGCAAGACAGCTAACTACGTTTGAGCACATGCGTTAATTTAGCCGACCGATTAAATTCTAGGTAACTTGTTGGTTGGTTAGCGTTTTTGTGGAACAATGTTTGTTGAAAAgccaaatgacaaaaaacaaacagctaaaGTTGTTGGCTTATTGGTGAACGCGTTGGTCATAAGGCTCGTTGGCAGTGAAGATGTACAAGTCGAGGTATGTTTGTTATCTAGTAGTATCTAGATGTTTTTTGTTAACTGATATGCTAAGTATATTGCTGCTGCTTGCCTATTTTCGCGTCTGACTAGGCTAGTTAGGCAGACGCTACAGAGttagcattttctttgtttattgaAAGCTGACTAACTTACTAGCGCTAGAGAATTTGTCGAAAATTAACGGTAGTTTCACTGTTTTAGTAGGTGTTGCGAAAttaattagctagctatctagttGGCTATGTTTGTTGGCAAACGTCCACCCAGCTACCAATTTAGACTACTTAAATTTTTTAGTTGGGTACTGGTGTGCAGTTTGTATTCAAACGATAGCTAGGTTGGtttgaaatttttaaaaccttttacatttaaaaaaaaaaagttgcctaACGTTATTTGGGTCAATCAAAGCGATTTCAGCCATTCTCGGCAGTTTATTTTAGATGCTGCCATCTTTAATGTTGCATAGGGCATGTCGGTCATGGTACATTGCTTTGAATCTCTCGTAGCGATGTGGGACTTCATTTTGCCAGTTTGTGTCAGTGATTTGGTGAAGACTGGGGGCATCAACCAGTACGTGGTCCAAGATGTTCTTTCCCCCAAACAGCTGGCAACGCACCTCCACAGTAAGTAACGAGCTAAGTTAGTTCCACAGTGCTATGGCATGTTACCGTTACCATCCAGTTTGCCTTTTATCCTGTTATCACGATAATTTgagctctgtctgtgtcttAAGAAACAAACGCGTGTCTCCGTTTAACTTCCAGTGGTTTTACAAAATCTGCAGTGATGTACCCATGCCATGTGTGCATATACACTTGCTTGTGTGCCAATTGATGCTTCCTCCTTGTTCAGGTTTCAGGGCTGCATTGAGGAGTCAGGGCCCCCTGTGCATCCTGGAGCACTTTGACACTGCCTACAGTGTTCTGAAGTCAGTATTCACCTTTGGCACTTGTTGGCCAACTAATGGcaaatgtgtgctgtgtatgttgATTCACAATTTTATGGTACAGACTTGTCATCTGAAAGTGACTTTAAATAGAATTTAAGTTAAAAGACTGCTCATTTCAACAAACTCTTATTTTGTACTGTTGCCCTGTGATGAGACCTTGGCGAATGTGAGCTAGCTGGTTAAGTGCGTGGTTTGCCCCACCTACTGGTTGGTGGGTAATCTTGGCAGTGTAGTGGAGATTGACTGCTCTGCTGTAAGGGCCCACCTACAATAAAATCGATCCCCCCCTCACACTCTTCCTCAGAGACCGGAGGAGGAGGCAGGGCGGAATTGACAGTGTgatttgtgttcagtgtgtctggagtgtttgtgcgcgtgagtgtgtctgtatcagGAGGCTGGGGCATTCTCAATCTGTCAGTCTGCTGTGAACTGCTTCTTTGGTAATCTGAGGGCATTCTGGTTACGTGTGTTTAAATGTTGCCCCAGTGCACATTATCGGCATACACCAGTTTACAAATGTGAGTTTGCAACGCCATATGTGAGGTCGGCGTTCATGAGGATTCCTGATGGCCCCAAAtgactgactgtgtgttcaTGTTAGCCAAATGTCTGATTATGTTTCTTtagtttgcttttgttttgaggTAAGCGGCAAGAAAAGAGCGCTGATTGTTCAGTTTCCTGAAATGCTCCTCAATAGGGAATTATTATGGGAGGACTGAGGTCTATCTGTTTCTCAGACATTTCCAGGCTGTTGACGTGGGTGTGAAAGAAGACACTTTGGAGTTACTTGTGCAAGGTCAGTCTGCAGTCATGTCAATGTGTAGATTTGTTCACACTTTAGAGTATAAATGTTTGTGGTTATATGTGTGGTCTGGGCTAAATTGGTGTATTTCTCTTCCCCTTATTCCCTGTGCAGTGGTGAATGGATTGTCAGTCTCTCTAccatccctcctcctctccacctcgACCTCAGCTGTGGACAGAAAGCAGCAGCTCAATGCTGTTAAAATGGCAGTCTTCCTGCTCTGCAAACTTTCTGAGCATCTGGAGAGTGACTCCTACAGGCAGAGCATCGTCACTGCGCCTAGCAAGGTACGCCTCCACAGGTGATGGGTGTCTAGGCcgtgtttcatgaagcaggattagaGTTAggtggataactgcgctgagtaaaacccagaaccctcccaaatctggaacatggactgaagtgaaGAAGCCCAGTTATCCTGCTAACTTGGTAATCCTGTTTCATGACACAGCCCCGAGAGTCGTGGTCTGGTGGCTTTGTTATGATCAATGCCTGCATCTGTCTCCAGAATGCCATTTGTACATTCGGCCTGATGATTCCTGTTCTCTACCTTCTTACACTTGACTTGACCAGTCTGTATTTGTTAATCTTTCTGGTCATTTCTGTAGCAAAATGTTGAATGACTTGTGCCATTTATCATGTGGacggaaaaatgtttttcttgttcGAGCACCCTTAAGTCAAACTAAGTGCACACTTAGCGTAacaatattcacatttatttgaatgtcAATGTGTAAATGGTAGTTTGAGTCAGATCTGCCACACTCTTCCCTTAGAGGCAGTGGTTGTAAACATTTTGAAGAGGAAAGCCACTCACTTTAAATTAACTTTTGCCCAGTGATGAGATCAAGGCAAGTGTGAGCTGACTGGTCAAATGGTTGAGTACTCGGCCTCCTGATTGGTGGGTAATCTTGGTAGGGAAGTGGAGAATTGCTTTCCTGCTGTAAGGGCCCACCCACATTATACCAGCACCCCCTCTAATGCTCCCCATGGAGAGACCTGGATGAGTAGGAGAGTGGGTGTTGACAGTGTGAGTGAGTTGTCtcttctgtgttgtgtgtttgggtgtgtgtgtctctgtgtcaggAGGTTGGGAGATGCTCGGCCCTGTTAGCCAGTCTGCTGTGATCAGCTTCTTTGGTAATCTGAGGGCATGCCCCCCATTTGCACAACTCTAGCTGCTTGTCCACAATGTACACTTAGGGTTGAGTCATCCAGTGCCTTGTTGAATGTAATGGATTGCAGGCAGTGGTGCTTTGGAATCAGTGGTTGCCTCCTGACCCTGCAGTAGTGCTTGCTCAGTCCATGCTGCGTGAATACCCCTGACTCCCCGGTCTCTGCATGGACTCTCAGGGCGGGAAGAAAGCCAGAGCTGCCAGTGAGGACCAGATGCAGTGGGACTCGGAGAGGGCGCCCGTGCTGCAGGCTCTcacgcagctgctgcagctggacaTCCGGACCCTCTGGAGCCTGtcgctggtggaggaggagttTGTCAGGTCGTCTCTAGAAACTGGGCTCTGAAATCATTCTTTTCTCAATAATTGGATTtacagtttccaaaaaaaaatgcagtaaattTGAGTAACTGAGTAACCCGTCTCTTGTGCCCTCAGCTGTGTGACGTGCTGCTGCTACAAGCTGCTGGAGAACCCCGGCATCAGCCTGGTGAAGAGCAAGCCCAGCCGCGACGCCATCATCCACCTGCTGGGGGTGATGGTCAAGAAGTACAACCATCTGCTGGGTGAGCGCGCCCGCTTTCGAACGAGGCCCCCGTCTCACA
This window of the Anguilla anguilla isolate fAngAng1 chromosome 1, fAngAng1.pri, whole genome shotgun sequence genome carries:
- the LOC118206505 gene encoding inhibitor of growth protein 4-like; the encoded protein is MAAGMYLEHYLDSIENLPFELQRNFQLMRDLDQRTEDLKGQIDSLAREYTSNARTLSSEQKLSLLRQIQQSYSKCKEFGDDKVQLAMQTYEMVDKHIRRLDTDLARFEADLKEKQIESTDYDSTSSKGKKSESRGPKEKKVARTRSKVKNSDDDGSPKNGQKKVKLIHTGEFNAPAVNFGNVHPSDVLDMPVDPNEPTYCLCHQVSYGEMIGCDNTDCSIEWFHFACVGLTTKPRGKWYCPRCSQERKKK